GCGCCGCCCCCCAGGCGTGCGGCTGCTGGTTATCGGCGATCGCCGCCTGTTTCCCGCCTCCATGCCGGCGGAGGTGCTCGCGTGCCCGGCACCCCGCCGATCGTTGGCTCCGCTCGCGTGCCTTGATCAGGCGATCGCGCTGGCTCGGGCAGGGCAGATTCATGCCGTGGTCACCGCGCCGATCACCAAATGGAAGATTCAGCGCTGCCGGCCGTCATTCCAGGGGCATACTGAATATCTCGCGCAGGCCTTCGGCGTCCGCGATGCGGTCATGATGTTCGCCTCAGACCGCCTGCGGGTCGCCTTGCTGACGCGGCATCTCGCGCTGCGCTCGGTGTCTTCCGCCGTGACGAGGCGGCTGGTCAAGGCCACGATCGCGATGACGCACCAAGCCTTGCGCAGCCGCTTTGGGATTGCGCATCCAAGACTGGCGATCTGCGGTGTCAATCCGCATGCCGGGGAGCTGGAGCGCTCCGGAGTTGAGCGGTGCGTGATCATTCCCGCCCTCCGGGCGCTGCGCGCCCGGCGCATCGTCTGCGACGGCCCGTTTGCGGCTGACGGGTTCTTCGGCAGCCGCGGGTGGCACGCCTACGATGCGATCATCAGCCCGTATCATGATCAAGGCTTGATCCCCTTTAA
This region of Candidatus Omnitrophota bacterium genomic DNA includes:
- a CDS encoding 4-hydroxythreonine-4-phosphate dehydrogenase PdxA, with translation MSTRTIAITMGDPDGIGPEIIRNALRRMRRPPGVRLLVIGDRRLFPASMPAEVLACPAPRRSLAPLACLDQAIALARAGQIHAVVTAPITKWKIQRCRPSFQGHTEYLAQAFGVRDAVMMFASDRLRVALLTRHLALRSVSSAVTRRLVKATIAMTHQALRSRFGIAHPRLAICGVNPHAGELERSGVERCVIIPALRALRARRIVCDGPFAADGFFGSRGWHAYDAIISPYHDQGLIPFKMLARDQGCQVTLGLPIARTAPDHGSALDIAGRGIANPGSMAYAIHLACQLIQQKGDP